One Carassius gibelio isolate Cgi1373 ecotype wild population from Czech Republic chromosome A7, carGib1.2-hapl.c, whole genome shotgun sequence DNA window includes the following coding sequences:
- the si:dkey-165a24.9 gene encoding probable G-protein coupled receptor 132 has product MNILKVQMSWTSHNHKTMHLNLTNGSCQIPLANDRVVLTYIYSLAFSVGLPANLLSLWGLYQLGRSGGGGCQLVYILNLLLSDLLQLLTLPLWILYLQGDHHWPYGSVTCQLVGYVFYVNLYASVIFLCLIALDRFLAIVYPLSSRGVRKVWVAAFSGMVVWTLIFLFCLTGLYPSVFEPQRERCLEQYPVSTRFAYFKIATVALGFLMPCSILGYTSGRIGLTLRNSPSVMDHECRKIVATLVVITVIFIVIFGPYHLVVGYRFVTLLLTESEKDQCLVEVSLYLYYRICYGLTSLNTLLDPLFYIFLCNDARQELRKSLFCPCRGHRVHEGSRVQSFPRSCLNRSADV; this is encoded by the exons ATGAACATTTTGAAGGTTCAAATGTCATGGACAAGTCATAACCATAAAACCATGCATCTGA ACCTGACCAATGGGAGCTGCCAAATCCCTCTGGCAAATGACAGAGTAGTTCTGACCTACATCTACAGCCTTGCCTTCTCTGTTGGACTCCCAGCTAACCTGCTCTCCCTCTGGGGACTGTATCAGCTGGGCCGGTCTGGCGGAGGCGGCTGCCAGCTGGTCTATATCCTGAACTTACTGCTTTCAGATCTTCTCCAGCTACTCACCTTGCCACTGTGGATCCTCTACCTGCAGGGAGACCACCACTGGCCTTACGGGTCTGTGACCTGCCAGCTAGTGGGCTATGTTTTTTACGTCAACCTCTATGCCAGTGTCATTTTTCTTTGCCTCATCGCACTGGACCGCTTTCTAGCAATCGTGTACCCTCTCAGCAGCCGCGGTGTACGGAAAGTGTGGGTGGCAGCATTTTCCGGTATGGTAGTGTGGACTTTGATATTTCTTTTCTGCCTGACTGGTCTCTACCCATCTGTGTTCGAGCCCCAGAGAGAGCGGTGTCTGGAGCAGTACCCTGTGAGCACCAGATTTGCTTACTTTAAAATCGCCACAGTTGCTTTAGGGTTTCTAATGCCCTGCTCTATACTAGG GTACACCTCTGGCCGAATCGGGCTGACACTGCGGAACTCCCCGTCTGTCATGGATCACGAATGCCGCAAGATCGTCGCAACCCTGGTTGTCATCACGGTCATCTTCATTGTCATTTTTGGTCCCTATCATCTGGTGGTCGGCTATAGATTTGTTACCCTGCTTCTCACGGAAAGTGAAAAAGACCAGTGTTTGGTGGAAGTTTCTCTCTACCTTTACTATAGGATCTGCTATGGGCTCACCAGTCTCAATACTCTTCTAGACCCTCTTTTCTACATCTTTCTTTGCAACGATGCTCGCCAAGAGCTCCGCAAATCCCTTTTCTGCCCTTGTCGGGGTCATAGGGTGCACGAGGGATCACGAGTACAATCTTTTCCCAGAAGTTGTCTGAACCGCAGTGCAGATGTTTAG
- the ugt5g1 gene encoding UDP glucuronosyltransferase 5 family, polypeptide G1 → MKQISSLTCVLFVICCCHGGNILVWPEDGSHWLNMKVILRKLHSHSHSLTVVRSSKSWYIQENSSLYSTITVNQMETGDVSPDYFKMLMERSLALQRMSFFFHFLEQQKDIANMLKVFHNGALRMVSAVLDDAALVERLREAKFDLLLTDPAFPAGVLLANFLHLPMVYNVRWLNAGDAHMQIAPSPSSHVPMYNSLLPDQMNFLQRTENFIRYLFSLLQERYIIVPIYRELLERHYPPGTDLLTMQQSADIWLMRMDFVFEFPRPTMPNVVYMGGFQCQPAQVLPAELEEFMQSSGEHGVVIMSLGAAVSALPTAITEAIATAFAEIPQKVLWRYHGERPSTLGNNTLLLEWFPQNDLLGHPKTCVFVSHGGTNGIYEAIYHGVPILALPLLFDQFDNVLRLQVRGAARVLQVATLTLHEFLEALKDVLENPLYRSSIRKLSALHRDRPLSPLDSATFWIEYVIRHKGAAHLLSEGNNLPWYSYHNIDVLAFLLTFAVIALLTLAYVCKLLCCRKSIKKRKVK, encoded by the coding sequence ATGAAACAAATATCTTCACTGACTTGTGTACTCTTTGTAATCTGCTGCTGTCATGGAGGAAATATCCTGGTGTGGCCTGAGGACGGCAGCCACTGGCTGAACATGAAAGTCATTTTGAGAAAACTCCACAGCCACAGCCATAGCCTTACTGTGGTGCGTTCATCTAAAAGTTGGTATATCCAAGAGAATTCTTCCCTCTACAGCACCATCACAGTCAACCAAATGGAGACCGGAGATGTTAGCCCTGACTACTTCAAGATGTTGATGGAGAGGTCGCTAGCACTACAAAGGATGtcattcttttttcattttttggaacAGCAGAAAGATATCGCCAACATGCTAAAGGTGTTTCACAATGGAGCGCTTCGAATGGTTTCTGCCGTTTTGGACGATGCAGCGCTTGTTGAACGCTTGCGAGAAGCTAAGTTTGACCTGCTGCTAACAGATCCTGCGTTCCCAGCTGGTGTCCTGTTAGCCAATTTCCTCCACCTTCCCATGGTTTACAATGTACGTTGGCTAAATGCAGGGGATGCTCACATGCAAATTGCACCCTCACCTTCATCTCACGTCCCAATGTACAATTCATTGCTCCCTGACCAAATGAACTTCCTACAGCGGACGGAAAACTTTATACGGTATCTGTTCAGCCTCCTTCAGGAGCGATACATCATCGTGCCCATTTACAGAGAGCTGCTTGAGCGTCACTACCCACCCGGCACTGATCTTCTGACAATGCAACAATCTGCTGACATTTGGTTGATGAGAATGGACTTTGTTTTTGAGTTTCCACGGCCCACCATGCCTAACGTGGTCTACATGGGTGGCTTTCAATGTCAGCCGGCTCAAGTACTTCCTGCGGAGCTGGAAGAGTTCATGCAAAGCTCTGGGGAGCATGGAGTAGTCATCATGTCCTTGGGAGCAGCAGTCAGTGCTCTTCCTACAGCAATCACAGAGGCCATTGCTACAGCCTTTGCTGAGATCCCTCAGAAAGTCTTGTGGAGGTACCATGGGGAACGACCTTCGACCCTGGGAAACAACACTTTACTCCTAGAGTGGTTTCCACAGAATGATCTCCTGGGGCATCCAAAGACTTGTGTGTTTGTATCTCATGGAGGCACCAATGGTATCTATGAAGCTATTTACCATGGAGTCCCCATCTTAGCTTTGCCACTCCTCTTTGACCAGTTTGATAATGTTCTGCGACTGCAGGTTCGAGGTGCGGCTCGAGTGCTTCAAGTCGCAACGCTCACCTTGCATGAGTTCCTTGAAGCCCTCAAAGACGTCCTTGAGAACCCACTGTACCGGAGCAGCATCCGCAAACTGTCGGCGCTGCATCGCGATCGACCCTTGTCTCCTCTCGATAGCGCCACTTTTTGGATTGAGTACGTTATTAGACACAAAGGAGCAGCTCACCTTCTCTCAGAGGGGAATAACTTGCCTTGGTACTCATACCACAACATAGATGTGTTGGCCTTTCTACTGACGTTCGCTGTGATTGCTCTTTTGACCTTAGCATATGTCTGCAAGCTTTTGTGTTGCAGGAAGTCAATCAAAAAGAGGAAGGTGAAATGA